The genomic DNA TTGATAATTCAATTTAAACATCAATACATGCACTAACAATTAATAGGTGTTCTAATTTGCACACGAACGAGACTCTCGTGCGTGTAATTATTGATATCAATTTAATCAGCAATCTGACTTGGGctttaaagttattgtgcaacaTTCTATTTTAGGTGTGGTATGAATAAGATGAAGATACTTAAAATTCCAGTAAACCATGTTAGTGTCAGTGCGTTTTCAGTCGATAAGTTTCACATTTTTCCATATACGGTTAAGATTGACGTGTCTAAATGTGTTGAAGAGGTtatggtataaaacattttcacatcatgtacataatcaattttaataaaagttgatTGCTGGTTTAACTGTGGCAATTCAAGATCATCGATCATACAAGTAGCTtataacttaaataaaaaatatcatcatgATGTCTGAATGGTTGCATATTGTTCAATATATTatcttaacatttttatatgttatcTTATGACTACCAATATCGACAATCATTttaacagttgttgtccattcttttgatgtgtttgttctttgattttgtcatttgataagggactagAGTTTATAGGTTGtacttatttaatataaaacaatagttTACAAATGTGTTGCTTCAAATGAAACATTTACCGTTTCTTCTGTTTATTTGACGCTTTCTTGATATAAAAATCAGACCTCCGATAACTGCTATAGAGATAAAAATAACCACTGCTCCGACCCCAGCACCAATTATAACAGAATTACCAGACGTAATAGATGTATCTCGCGCAATGGAACCAGTTGACACTACAATATAAAAGAAgtaatcataccacgtcttatTTTTTACGTGTAAAgcatacaatttaaaaaaaacaaacttttcgATTATACGGTTGAAAACTACTACTTTGAACAGTTCCATTCATTAAACATAACTTCATGTTTTGACAACTTTAACTTGATGATGTTTGCAGTAACTTGCTCGTGCATCAATAAATGGAGAAACTGTGTGTTATGTCAATAGGATCCGAGTACACAACAAGAAGTCAAGTACTAGTATCTGATTTTGGTATGAAAACGTCAACTTATTTTCTTTCGACACCAAATgctacagaaatattttttgatcaAACAGAAGTgacaaacatgtaaaaaaacacacaaagaaatttaaaatgtatatacgtaCGAATCCGATACTTTTTTACAAATGCGTGCAACGCTGCGTATTTGAgatttgtttatacttttattcGGAAAGGTCAACGCTATACATTTGAATGCTATTGATGTATCAGTACATAGAAACGCTTGCAGCTTTATGACCAAGAGGAATATTAAAGAATGTTACGCATTCATCTAAGGTTACTTTGAAGGAGTTGGAACCTTCATcccttgtttatttttttatgtatctaAGAAGAATATAACGTAACAGGTTCCAAACCACTGACTATTGAGttgtcaaaatataaatttagagataaatatttgatttaacaaactttattttgtattctttgaGAGTTTATTAGAGTTTAGCATGATGACAGGAATATTTCAATGGATATCATGATAGAATGTAACAAGATAAATAGATGAGTCAACATTTTATACTAAGAAATTAGAAACATCTTTTACTTTCATGTCATCATTTCGAAACGAAATCAAGTACGAAAATTGCACCTTAATTCGAGTAAACATGTTATCATTTAACTTGTAGtagtacatttttgtattcacAACAACAGTGTATGAGTGCGATTAACGTGCTTCactctcaccccatatggaatttactgaccctgtatatattAGGTCACTATCACACTTTGTAACAAATGATATTATGTTAGTCTTTTCTATACTGCTAGTGTCTTGCTATGGATATAGGAAATGTCTACtgcctttttttatttggtgttaATCTTGTCTCTTTTTTAGTTATTGTTAGTTTTCAATTAATCaatagaattgaaaataaactcatcgtagATACCAGAAATCTGTACGGCAAGCGCGCATTTCGACtactaaatagttatcaaaagtaccaggattataattttatacgccagacgcgcgtttcgtctacataagactcatcagtgacgctcagatcaaaatagttaaaaagccaaacaaatacaaagttgaagagcattgaggaccaaaaattccaaaaagttgtgccaaatacggctaaggtaatctactcctggggtaagaaaatccttagtttttcgaataattcaaagttttgtaaacagaaaatttataaaaatgaccatataattgatattcatgtcaacaccgaagtgctgactactgggctggtgataccctcagggacgaaacgtccaccagcagtggcatcgacccagtggtgtaaaaagttatcaaaagtaccaggattataattttatacgccagacgcgcgtttcgtctacataagactcatcagtgacgctcagatcaaaatagttaaaaagccaaacaaatacaaagttgaagagcattgaggaccaaaaattccaaaaagttgtgccaaatacggctaaggtaatctactcctggggtaagaaaatccttagtttttcgaataattcaaagttttgtaaacagaaaatttataaaaatgaccatataattgatattcatgtcaacagcgaagtgctgactactgggctggtgataccctcggggacgaaacgtccaccagcagtggcatcgacccagtggtgtaaatagttatcaaaagtaccaggattataattttatacgccagacgcgcgtttcgtctacataagactcatcagtgacgctcagatcaaaatagttaaaaagccaaacaaatacaaagttgaagagcattgaggaccaaaaattccaaaaagttgtgccaaatacggctaaggtaatctactcctggggtaagaaaatctttagtttttcgaataattcaaagttttgtaaacagaaaatttataaaaatgatcatataattgatattcatgtcaacaccgaagtgctgactactgggctggtgataccctcggggacgaaacgtccaccagcagtggcatcgacccagtggtgtaaagagttatcaaaagtaccaggattataattttatacgccagacgcgcgtttcgtctacataaaactcatcagtgacgctcagatcaaaatagttaaaaagccaaacaaatacaaagttgaagagcattgaggaccaaaaattccaaaaagttgtgccaaatacggctaaggtaatctactcctggggtaagaaaatccttagtttttcgaataattcaaagttttttaaacagaaaatttataaaaatgaccatataattgatattcatgtcaacaccgaagtgctgactactgggctggtgataccctcggggacgaaacgtccaccagcagtggcatcgacccagtggtgtaaatagttatcaaaagtaccaggattataattttatacgccagacgcgcgtttcgtctacataagactcatcagtgacgctcagatcaaaatagttaaaaagccaaacaaatacaaagttgaagagcattgaggaccaaaaattccaaaaagttgtgccaaatacggctaaggtaatctactcctggggtaagaaaatccttagtttttcgaataattcaaagttttgtaaacagaaaatttataaaaatgaccatataattgatattcatgtcaacacccgaagtgctgactactgggctggtgataccctcggggacgaaacgtccaccagcagtggcatcgacccagtggtgtaaatagttatcaaaagtaccaggattataattttatacgccagacgcgcgtttcgtctacataagactcatcagtgacgctcagatcaaaatagttaaaaagccaaacaaatacaaagttgaagagcattgaggaccaaaaattccaaaaagttgtgccaaatacggctaaggtaatctactcctggggtaagaaaatccttagtttttcgaataattcaaagttttgtaaacagaaaatttataaaaatgaccatataattgatattcatgtcaacaccgaagtgctgactactgggctggtgataccctcggggacgaaacgtccaccagcagtggcatcgacccagtggtgtaaatagttatcaaaagtaccaggattataattttatacgccagacgcgcgtttcgtctacataagactcatcagtgacgctcagatcaaaatagttaaaaagccaaacaaatacaaagttgaagagcattgaggaccaaaaattccaaaaagttgtgccaaatacggctaaggtaatctactcctggggtaagaaaatccttagtttttcgaataattcaaagttttgtaaacagaaaatttataaaaatgaccatataattgatattcatgtcaacaccgaagtgctgactactgggcttatcagtgacgctcgaatcaaagaAGTTATAAAGACAAACTATAGTAATAAGGTAAAGAGAACTGATCACTAAAACAAGTTTGGTCATATACAAATCACGTTATCTTAGCTATGTTTGAACATACACTACAGCGatatttttttagcttttgTTTTTATCGTGATATGCTTATTTTACTTGATttatatgatatgaatattgGTAATCTATTGCATCTATTGCAGCCTCTAATTTGTCACAATTCAACGTACCTGTTACATTAATATTGTAAACCTTTTGCGAAGTCAGATTTGTTTCAAGCATTCCTGATGGTGTTAAAGTATTCATTACATTAACAATGTATCTACCACTGtggatttgttttatattcttaaTCATCAGAGGAATGTCGTAATAAATGAAGCTAGTATCGTTCTCACGAGTCCACCATATATATGTAGGAGATGGGTTAGCATCTATAGTTGGCGAAAGTTTTAGTGTACTTCCTTCCTCAATATTAAAATCAGGAGAACCAGAAAGAACAGGCTTATCTGAAATGTTCAAAACGGTTTACTAAGTTTTGCAAATGTTAACGTTATtcttcattattattattttattcgcAGAATACATGCTTGTAAATAGATAATATAGATTATTTtgtttcggatttttttttttttttttatgtccgttgaattgtttgtattttgttgaagactgtacaaTAATACTcttttatcttatcttatcaatataaattttataaatgttgatttGCTTCAATTGATTGATATAGAAAGTATTTTTTCCAGTATGTCACAACCGTTGATGTCTAAATCATTAATgataatggactttccgttttgaactGTTATTGAAGTtcgttattttactttttaatgataattttatacAGAACAATGTTGAAACTGTGTATTTTGCTAAAATTGTTCTTGCTGATCTCATTATTTTTAAtgcaatgatatataaatatgacgGCATCAATTGTATTCCGCATTTGCTCAGGAAAGTGATTATGAGTTTGTGATATCCTTTGAGAAGAAATATCTACCCCTTGTAGTTGAAAACTAGATTTACGCATCAGTATACAATACGCACATCTAGTTTAAGTATGCGGCACTCAAACAAAACGGCTAGTAATATTAAGATCAAAGGTTTCAATCGCGATCGAAAGCTTGAACCTTCTATATCCGAAGGTTGCACAGGTAAATTTTAGTAAATTCAATTCAACATCAATTCTTGTACAATTCACAGTAACATATCACATGAAATTCAGCTTAATCGagcttatacatgttatacgtGAAATTACGTACAAATGTCACACAAAAACAGAATTGTTAACGAGAATTcattatgaaccacatcaacaaacgacaactactgaacctCATAACGTAGGACAGGTGTAAACAATTGCAGCGAGTTTAAACGTATTagtttattaaattgttttaaagttcTACTAACATTGCAC from Mytilus trossulus isolate FHL-02 chromosome 8, PNRI_Mtr1.1.1.hap1, whole genome shotgun sequence includes the following:
- the LOC134681870 gene encoding uncharacterized protein LOC134681870, with protein sequence MIKNIKQIHSGRYIVNVMNTLTPSGMLETNLTSQKVYNINVTVSTGSIARDTSITSGNSVIIGAGVGAVVIFISIAVIGGLIFISRKRQINRRNEDSNDRAYDSTPTGPGQSSNREMHVYNDLENVEGEANKLKKNIDESSYEEIGDVKRIRTDNIYQNMTLPDNESQKQYKEKIIYENLHP